Proteins from a genomic interval of Nostoc sp. TCL240-02:
- the rbfA gene encoding 30S ribosome-binding factor RbfA, with amino-acid sequence MATNRRVSRVAELIKREVSQMLLNGIKDDRVGTGMVSVTDVDVSGDLQHAKIYVSIYGTDEAKVETMAGLKSATGYVRSELGARVRLRRTPEVIFLEDRSIERGNKVLALLSQLNHDRPPENLLAVEDSTDEDDESFSE; translated from the coding sequence ATGGCTACAAATCGCCGGGTTTCCCGCGTTGCAGAATTGATCAAACGGGAAGTTAGCCAAATGCTGCTCAACGGCATTAAGGATGACCGTGTGGGTACAGGAATGGTAAGTGTGACTGATGTTGATGTTTCTGGCGATCTCCAACACGCCAAAATCTACGTCAGTATCTATGGTACAGATGAAGCTAAGGTAGAAACAATGGCAGGCTTAAAGTCAGCCACGGGTTATGTCCGCAGTGAACTTGGGGCGCGGGTACGGCTACGTCGTACACCAGAAGTCATCTTTCTCGAAGATCGTTCCATAGAACGCGGTAACAAGGTACTGGCACTACTAAGCCAACTCAATCACGATCGTCCGCCAGAAAATCTGTTAGCAGTAGAAGACAGCACAGATGAAGATGATGAATCATTTAGTGAATAA
- a CDS encoding DUF751 family protein, producing the protein MFDGFWDNVFRYPRYLISIVLGLFLNTFAPLVPLLKRPVTLVALLGLFVSSLVFLTFTLRAMLGLSAI; encoded by the coding sequence ATGTTTGACGGATTTTGGGATAACGTCTTTCGCTACCCCCGGTACTTAATTAGTATCGTATTAGGCTTGTTTTTGAACACCTTTGCGCCATTAGTGCCACTGTTGAAGCGCCCTGTTACCTTAGTCGCCCTCTTAGGTTTATTTGTGAGCAGCCTAGTCTTCCTTACTTTCACCCTACGGGCAATGCTGGGCTTGAGTGCAATCTAG
- a CDS encoding DNA adenine methylase — protein MVIQIPKETSPRPFLKWAGGKSRLIQQYIPYFPKSYKNYYEPFLGGGAIFFYLQPKTATLTDINAELINTYCCVRDRVEELISLLKEHKIRHNKDYYYSVRNDSGGTDIEKAARLIYLNKTCFNGLYRVNSQGKFNVPLGRYENPNICPDVLLRTASEALSTSKIKHTNFIDVLNHATNSDDFIYFDPPYYPVSETSYFTAYSSYRFAEEQQVELKDVFEKLAERGVKVMLSNSDCEFIRNLYNSFNIHTISASRAINSNAKKRGKITELLVTSY, from the coding sequence ATGGTAATTCAAATCCCAAAGGAAACTAGCCCGCGTCCATTTTTGAAGTGGGCAGGGGGTAAAAGTAGGTTGATACAGCAATATATTCCTTATTTTCCTAAAAGTTATAAAAATTACTATGAGCCATTCTTAGGTGGTGGTGCTATTTTTTTCTATCTTCAACCAAAAACAGCAACTTTAACTGATATTAACGCCGAATTAATTAACACTTATTGTTGTGTTAGAGATCGTGTTGAAGAATTAATTTCTCTATTAAAAGAGCATAAAATTCGACATAATAAAGATTATTATTATAGTGTCAGAAACGACTCTGGCGGCACTGATATAGAAAAAGCGGCTCGTCTAATTTATCTTAACAAGACTTGTTTTAATGGTCTTTATCGAGTCAACTCACAGGGCAAATTCAATGTACCTTTAGGCAGATATGAAAATCCTAATATTTGCCCTGATGTTTTACTTAGGACAGCCTCAGAAGCACTTTCTACATCTAAAATTAAACACACAAATTTTATTGATGTACTAAATCATGCTACAAACAGTGATGATTTTATTTATTTTGACCCACCATATTATCCTGTAAGTGAAACTAGCTATTTTACAGCTTACAGTAGCTATCGCTTTGCGGAAGAGCAGCAAGTTGAACTCAAGGATGTATTTGAAAAATTAGCGGAACGTGGAGTTAAAGTAATGCTATCTAATTCCGATTGTGAATTTATTCGCAACCTTTATAATAGTTTCAATATCCACACTATATCAGCATCCAGGGCAATTAATTCTAACGCAAAAAAACGCGGAAAAATTACAGAATTACTAGTAACTTCGTATTAA
- a CDS encoding PD-(D/E)XK nuclease superfamily protein, whose product MTQGARAVTSGNVLEKAVEGTLLGHGYVQVGFDLPKKQRLGCLLSSNHIPKRYARQVYIGAGIYGSYIYVDFYIIGAASVSSGLIIECKWQQTSGSVDEKLPYLNLNIQNCYPAQAVVLIDGGGMKPQAVSWLGKQVSFNQNLLSVHNLSSFIAWSNNNL is encoded by the coding sequence ATGACTCAAGGTGCAAGAGCAGTTACTTCTGGCAATGTTTTGGAAAAAGCTGTAGAAGGGACTTTACTGGGTCATGGATATGTCCAAGTGGGCTTTGATTTACCAAAGAAACAGCGCCTTGGATGTCTTTTAAGCTCAAATCATATACCAAAACGATATGCAAGGCAGGTTTATATCGGAGCAGGAATTTATGGGAGCTATATATACGTAGACTTTTACATTATTGGTGCCGCATCCGTTTCTTCCGGGCTAATTATTGAGTGTAAATGGCAGCAAACTAGCGGTTCAGTCGATGAAAAACTCCCTTACCTTAACTTGAATATTCAAAATTGCTATCCTGCACAAGCAGTTGTATTAATTGACGGTGGAGGTATGAAACCGCAAGCTGTATCATGGTTAGGTAAACAAGTTAGTTTCAATCAAAATCTTCTCTCTGTTCATAATTTAAGTTCATTTATTGCCTGGTCTAACAATAATCTTTAA
- a CDS encoding HetZ-related protein, whose product MKANVINLPNSTPIFENHLSTEEFSDSSSETLIELLCQEMQAQVKAAPRCVEALANRIAVEVERICDKSSRIQTSGQIKSWQITLGRHRMQKCLRYYQLGSKQGRVELHSNLGAMVYRHVTISGSELGFDARYSLIEDFLQAFYIEAIKAFRRENELPHDHTPRTQLQLAEYMAFTEQYAKRRINLPGGANQQLIILRAQGFARRQPQETTVDIEMAVESAKGEEAESYQRNSAVQQLRSQMIAQTNFDPSEESERDRVITELMKYLESQGQSDCMNYLSLKLQDLSAPEIDQILGLTSRQRDYLQQRFKYHVEKFAKQHHWQLVHQWLGAGLEQKLGLSSQQWEIFVNQLTEQQQQILQLKTARQNDQAIAKTIKCTPKQLQKRWTQLLELAWSIRNGHTEAQTG is encoded by the coding sequence ATGAAAGCTAACGTCATCAATCTACCAAACTCTACACCCATTTTTGAAAACCACCTTTCGACCGAAGAATTTTCAGACAGCAGCAGCGAAACCTTGATTGAATTGCTGTGTCAAGAAATGCAAGCACAAGTGAAAGCAGCACCCAGGTGCGTAGAAGCTTTAGCAAACCGCATAGCCGTAGAAGTAGAACGCATTTGCGATAAAAGCTCACGCATCCAAACATCTGGCCAAATCAAATCCTGGCAGATTACGTTGGGAAGGCATCGGATGCAAAAGTGCTTACGTTACTACCAACTAGGTTCCAAACAAGGGCGGGTGGAATTACATAGTAATTTAGGTGCTATGGTTTACCGTCATGTAACTATATCTGGCTCTGAGTTGGGTTTTGATGCTCGTTACAGCCTAATTGAAGATTTTTTACAAGCATTTTATATCGAAGCTATCAAAGCTTTCCGCAGAGAAAACGAACTACCTCACGATCATACACCGCGTACTCAGCTGCAATTAGCTGAATATATGGCGTTTACAGAACAGTACGCCAAACGCCGCATTAATTTACCTGGTGGTGCAAATCAGCAATTGATTATCCTGCGGGCCCAAGGTTTTGCTCGTCGTCAGCCACAAGAGACTACCGTGGATATTGAAATGGCGGTAGAGTCTGCTAAGGGTGAAGAAGCAGAATCTTACCAGCGTAACTCGGCGGTGCAACAGCTGCGATCGCAGATGATTGCCCAAACTAATTTTGATCCATCAGAAGAATCAGAACGCGATCGCGTCATCACTGAATTGATGAAATATCTGGAGTCTCAAGGTCAATCTGACTGTATGAACTACCTCAGCTTGAAGCTTCAAGACCTTTCAGCCCCAGAAATTGACCAAATTCTCGGTTTAACCAGCCGTCAGCGCGATTATCTCCAACAACGCTTTAAATACCATGTAGAAAAGTTTGCCAAGCAACACCACTGGCAATTGGTACATCAATGGTTAGGTGCGGGTTTAGAGCAAAAGTTGGGTTTATCTTCCCAGCAGTGGGAAATCTTTGTGAATCAACTTACAGAACAGCAACAGCAAATATTACAATTAAAAACTGCAAGGCAAAACGACCAAGCGATCGCTAAAACCATCAAATGCACCCCCAAACAGTTACAAAAGCGCTGGACTCAACTGTTAGAACTAGCATGGTCTATCCGCAACGGTCATACTGAGGCACAAACGGGTTGA
- a CDS encoding L-threonylcarbamoyladenylate synthase, whose product MAKIFSVHPDNPQVRRIEEIKSALSSGAVMLYPTDTVYAIGCDLNAKSAVERVRQIKQLANDKPLTFLCPSLSNVATYAFVSDTAYRIMKRLIPGPYTFLLPATKLVPRLVQSPKRKSTGIRVPNHTVCLELLAALGNPIISTSAHLPPDEADNGMIRIDPETVQSRVELFDRLDKLVDIIVDTGEEPTYEVSTILDMTGDEAAIIRRGLGWEAAAAWV is encoded by the coding sequence ATGGCAAAAATTTTCTCAGTTCATCCGGATAATCCTCAAGTTCGCCGAATAGAGGAAATAAAGTCGGCGCTTTCTAGTGGCGCAGTCATGCTTTACCCTACTGATACAGTTTATGCGATCGGTTGTGATTTGAATGCTAAGTCGGCGGTAGAACGAGTGCGGCAAATTAAACAGCTAGCAAATGATAAACCACTGACATTTTTATGTCCCTCGCTTTCAAATGTGGCAACTTATGCCTTCGTAAGTGACACAGCCTATCGGATTATGAAACGCCTGATTCCAGGGCCATACACGTTTTTGCTCCCAGCAACTAAATTAGTACCGCGATTGGTGCAAAGCCCCAAGCGGAAAAGTACTGGAATTAGAGTACCAAACCATACTGTGTGTTTGGAGTTGCTGGCAGCTTTGGGCAATCCGATTATTTCAACTTCAGCACATCTGCCACCAGATGAAGCAGATAACGGCATGATTCGGATAGATCCAGAAACTGTTCAGTCACGGGTAGAGCTATTTGACCGTTTGGACAAGTTGGTAGACATAATTGTGGACACTGGCGAAGAGCCTACTTATGAAGTCTCTACCATCTTAGATATGACCGGAGACGAAGCAGCAATTATACGGAGGGGTTTAGGTTGGGAAGCAGCAGCAGCATGGGTATAA
- the larC gene encoding nickel pincer cofactor biosynthesis protein LarC, producing the protein MNKIAYLQCPTGISGDMCLGALVSLGVPVEYLIEKLNRLGIEQEYQLRAELVQRNGQQATKVHVDLVHDRHHHHDHDHEHNHHHTRHLPEIEQMILKAGLPSRAEAWSLAVFRQLAVAEGAVHGISPEKVHFHEVGAIDAIVDIVGTCLGLDWLGIESNDEGWPLLYCSAFPTGGGTVRAAHGQMAVPVPAVLKLWEMRGCPVYSNGIDKELVTPTGAAIATTLVRDFGSPPAIAIKQVGLGAGTINLPIPNILRLWLGESASLQSNFSNCEDTSSNLETISVLETQIDDLNPQAIGYVFEALFAAGAVDVFTQAIGMKKSRPGILLTVICHPDNLLSCEAVIFRETTTLGIRRTTQQRAILQREIQQVEIEYGKVRVKVAWKGQSSEKVIANVQPEYEDCAELARKHNIPWREIQRLALQNWYSVNN; encoded by the coding sequence ATGAATAAAATTGCTTATCTTCAATGTCCGACAGGAATTTCTGGTGATATGTGCCTGGGTGCTTTGGTAAGTTTGGGTGTTCCTGTGGAGTATTTAATTGAAAAGCTCAATAGGTTGGGAATTGAACAGGAATATCAGTTAAGAGCAGAACTTGTCCAACGGAATGGACAACAGGCAACTAAAGTTCATGTGGATTTAGTACACGATCGCCATCACCACCACGACCACGACCACGAACACAATCACCATCACACACGCCACTTGCCAGAAATAGAGCAGATGATTCTCAAAGCGGGGTTGCCATCACGGGCAGAAGCTTGGAGTTTAGCGGTATTTCGACAGCTAGCAGTCGCAGAAGGGGCAGTGCATGGCATTTCCCCTGAAAAAGTTCATTTTCATGAAGTGGGTGCTATAGATGCGATCGTAGATATTGTGGGTACTTGCCTGGGGTTAGATTGGTTGGGGATTGAGAGTAATGACGAAGGATGGCCCCTGCTTTACTGCTCGGCGTTTCCCACTGGTGGCGGTACTGTTCGGGCTGCACATGGTCAAATGGCAGTACCAGTACCAGCAGTATTAAAACTTTGGGAAATGCGGGGTTGTCCAGTTTATAGCAATGGCATTGATAAAGAACTGGTAACGCCAACAGGAGCCGCGATCGCTACTACTTTGGTAAGAGATTTTGGTTCACCACCCGCGATCGCTATCAAGCAGGTAGGATTGGGAGCAGGAACCATAAATTTACCAATTCCCAATATTTTACGCCTCTGGCTGGGCGAAAGCGCAAGTTTGCAGTCAAATTTCAGCAATTGTGAAGATACTAGCTCAAATTTAGAAACTATCTCGGTACTAGAAACCCAAATTGATGACTTAAATCCGCAAGCGATCGGCTATGTTTTTGAGGCTTTGTTTGCTGCTGGTGCAGTGGATGTTTTTACCCAAGCGATTGGTATGAAAAAGTCCCGTCCAGGAATTTTGCTGACTGTGATTTGTCATCCAGACAATTTACTCAGTTGTGAAGCGGTTATATTCCGTGAAACTACAACTTTGGGTATTCGGCGAACAACTCAGCAACGCGCCATTCTACAGAGGGAAATTCAACAAGTGGAAATTGAATATGGCAAAGTGCGGGTCAAAGTAGCATGGAAGGGACAATCATCAGAGAAAGTTATTGCTAATGTGCAGCCAGAATATGAAGATTGTGCAGAATTAGCTAGAAAACATAATATTCCCTGGCGCGAAATTCAACGGTTGGCGCTACAAAATTGGTATTCGGTCAATAACTAA